In a single window of the Melioribacteraceae bacterium genome:
- a CDS encoding S-layer family protein, producing MRQGFQIKFRNGVNGTLVDWTNDVRVHNMSSIKRRVESRRKGEAGLIGFDGLGLTLRYVPGSPVYNAFNIDYTNQLRYIFEIHGVKSNNTTVKCFEGVCDFSSIDFPDMERKISFEVIDKLKALDILTNTNKQRASFYPVGTRVDSATDYIYGFSGKGSNGQITDHNWDQFGYYDDVWCFVSFDNNESYWGAPLNMGQTIFKQGETIEVPYGDSTKKYFVMSSWLDAVPTTVANQIGSYATATWCRLYPVEDSAVSLAFGKDENTIYTNQYYDKPAGHIDVYDSSDYYNQNPIKGFDALKLMEVQIKNAWPNDTIINQSGDSIYPMSLDYFTLLIDEMPLGKHPYEMVKMCADSMRCYVFYDKLGRFVIKAKSALGGGTKRVFNTFPKNRGTRKPFWEKIADGVTIIVKSGTTVNGVTLQGSASIQRYAGIKPRNEVKLEIIAPYTVEATQESLDAYAETVANEVFNFYGKRRWAYPIGTALYDEMLDWEMLDTIEINGVDYFLENLELDLFKWFASFNPVGVTGYNYNRETVHLALDSSKYNAGSFPGTSNSQTVAQQNLSGQAPLVITDNIIELEYTDNFKLSVDNKLEAIQDIKKTSTTIEFARMAVGGVPDSTYKFKNYGDEWIVGNQKIDGVQSIGGAADVNFKQKIYGHQKVTGNITVDGDIYIGGSINQVNVVDLNISDHAIRLNKGGDNTTALDGGIEMLGAGDALLGSIKYSGANWISDLNIDIASGKTYKINNVDVLSSTALGASVLTSSLTTIGTLNHDLNIANTKVYKINGTEVLSSTTLGNSVIASSLITVGTLTSGVWNATPINGQYLNYNTTNLKVTSNKINTIQDIATTSSPSFTNITLTGIVDQQGTSNSEFGSQSLLPKQSYYGNLGSINKKWLTLHASELWVETLVAQETIGTIGGRVLVGPTTVLVADLSSGSTTITVKHNQMVNGDIVYMEAEGKVEFMRINSSHSGSAGNYTYSVVRNVDGSGANTWYAGDAMFNTGQAGSGFIDLYSVRGIKTASQTGPSIVGSVRNSSTYNDYSEHWAIGNLNGLYGYSTNTFGVGLGKYASNITNITIDSTNGYRIRLYNDVIAQWDNTGKITLGKIAASTSRLELASGAINFIYRNGSNVDSTKMSLDASGNGSFTGTITATAGSFGGWSITAPSIYKLSDSGNNRVQINLYGQLTNYTLGLQVTAQTISPDATKLISTIGSYNDGGAARYGISVWDAVNNAWLLNVGYGGASSNTVATISGWSFDITKLYNSKVRLEASSSLKGLSLNDGSYDIIKIGEFATANPPDVYTDYTASMLPEGDFSVSNYAAWSKSNSSYCTNSNDGTVGYCLTSNAQLNVSNFEHSVYITKSSMSSYAGKSLEVQFSMRHGTEYSSIYQTLVFTVESYNGSSWSNIYSEYFATSNQYWWQTQTFRLSIPSNCQQLRYTLRFFVTGSNKTFPHLRIDEIKTRIYDKTFFWVNETTWKLYNSPGNFLDFSSGVFRINASEVLIQNKKPVRWLGSYPTGYNANYLSANEGDMYEIGTTVYVVTGTAHRQLN from the coding sequence TTGAGGCAAGGTTTTCAAATAAAGTTTAGAAATGGAGTAAATGGAACTCTTGTTGATTGGACAAATGACGTTCGCGTTCATAATATGAGCTCAATAAAACGGAGAGTTGAAAGCCGCAGAAAAGGTGAAGCTGGTTTAATAGGTTTTGATGGACTAGGGTTGACGTTGAGATATGTACCGGGATCGCCGGTTTATAATGCTTTTAATATTGATTACACAAATCAGTTAAGATATATTTTTGAAATTCATGGCGTAAAGAGTAATAATACCACCGTTAAATGTTTTGAGGGAGTATGTGATTTCTCCTCAATAGATTTCCCGGATATGGAACGCAAAATATCATTTGAGGTTATTGATAAACTAAAAGCCTTAGATATACTTACCAATACTAATAAACAGCGTGCAAGTTTTTATCCTGTAGGTACAAGAGTAGATAGTGCTACAGATTATATTTATGGTTTTTCCGGTAAAGGAAGTAATGGGCAGATAACAGATCACAATTGGGATCAATTCGGTTATTATGATGATGTATGGTGTTTTGTTTCATTTGACAATAATGAATCATACTGGGGTGCTCCATTAAATATGGGGCAGACTATTTTTAAGCAAGGTGAAACAATTGAAGTACCCTATGGTGATTCAACCAAAAAGTATTTTGTAATGAGTAGTTGGCTGGATGCAGTGCCGACAACTGTTGCAAATCAAATTGGCAGTTACGCAACAGCTACATGGTGCAGGTTGTATCCCGTTGAAGATAGCGCGGTTTCTCTGGCATTTGGTAAAGATGAAAATACTATCTATACAAATCAGTACTACGATAAACCGGCAGGCCACATTGATGTTTATGATTCATCCGATTATTACAATCAGAATCCGATAAAAGGATTTGACGCACTCAAATTAATGGAAGTGCAGATAAAGAATGCTTGGCCAAATGATACTATAATAAATCAGAGTGGTGATTCGATATATCCCATGTCGTTGGATTATTTCACACTTCTGATTGATGAGATGCCTCTTGGTAAACATCCCTACGAAATGGTTAAGATGTGTGCCGATTCTATGCGTTGCTACGTATTTTATGATAAGCTTGGACGTTTCGTAATAAAAGCAAAAAGTGCTTTGGGTGGAGGCACAAAAAGAGTCTTTAATACCTTTCCCAAAAATCGCGGTACTAGAAAACCATTTTGGGAAAAAATCGCGGATGGTGTAACAATCATTGTTAAATCCGGAACAACGGTAAACGGAGTAACTCTTCAGGGCTCGGCATCAATACAAAGATACGCGGGTATAAAACCACGCAATGAGGTAAAATTAGAAATAATTGCTCCTTACACAGTAGAAGCAACGCAAGAATCGCTTGATGCCTACGCAGAAACTGTTGCCAACGAAGTTTTTAATTTTTATGGTAAAAGAAGGTGGGCATATCCAATTGGCACTGCATTATATGATGAAATGCTTGATTGGGAAATGCTGGATACAATTGAAATAAACGGAGTGGATTACTTCCTTGAGAATTTAGAACTAGATTTATTCAAATGGTTTGCTTCGTTTAACCCGGTAGGTGTAACCGGTTACAATTACAACAGAGAAACAGTTCATTTAGCGTTAGATTCTTCAAAATATAATGCAGGCTCTTTTCCCGGGACTTCAAACAGTCAAACTGTTGCACAACAAAATTTAAGCGGGCAAGCTCCACTTGTTATTACCGATAATATTATAGAATTAGAATACACAGATAATTTCAAATTAAGTGTTGATAATAAACTTGAGGCAATCCAGGATATTAAGAAAACAAGTACAACCATTGAATTTGCTAGGATGGCTGTTGGCGGAGTTCCAGACTCCACTTATAAGTTTAAGAATTATGGGGATGAATGGATTGTAGGAAATCAAAAAATAGATGGTGTTCAATCGATTGGTGGTGCAGCTGATGTTAACTTTAAACAAAAAATATATGGCCATCAAAAAGTAACCGGCAACATTACTGTCGATGGAGATATTTATATCGGTGGTTCGATTAACCAGGTGAATGTTGTTGATCTGAATATAAGTGACCACGCAATAAGATTGAATAAGGGTGGCGATAATACAACCGCATTAGATGGTGGTATTGAAATGTTAGGGGCAGGTGATGCTTTACTTGGCTCAATTAAATATAGTGGCGCAAACTGGATTTCAGATTTAAACATCGATATTGCTTCGGGTAAAACATATAAAATAAATAATGTTGATGTGCTTTCCTCAACTGCACTCGGAGCATCAGTTTTAACCTCATCATTAACAACTATTGGAACTTTGAATCATGATTTGAATATCGCTAATACAAAGGTTTATAAAATAAATGGGACAGAAGTATTATCGAGCACTACTCTTGGCAATAGTGTTATTGCTTCATCTTTAATAACAGTCGGGACTTTAACAAGCGGTGTTTGGAACGCAACTCCAATTAATGGTCAATACCTAAATTATAATACAACTAATTTAAAGGTGACATCTAATAAAATAAACACAATACAAGATATTGCTACAACCTCTTCGCCATCATTTACTAACATTACATTAACAGGTATAGTCGATCAGCAAGGAACGAGTAATTCAGAGTTTGGTTCACAATCTCTACTGCCAAAGCAGTCTTATTACGGAAATCTCGGTTCGATAAATAAAAAATGGTTAACGCTGCATGCATCCGAATTATGGGTAGAAACTTTAGTTGCTCAAGAAACTATTGGAACTATTGGCGGACGTGTTCTGGTTGGCCCAACAACAGTACTTGTCGCAGATCTATCTTCAGGCTCAACGACAATCACTGTTAAGCATAATCAAATGGTTAATGGCGATATAGTATATATGGAGGCCGAAGGTAAAGTTGAATTTATGCGAATTAATTCATCTCATTCCGGAAGCGCTGGCAATTATACATACTCTGTAGTTAGAAATGTTGATGGCAGCGGTGCTAATACATGGTACGCGGGTGATGCAATGTTTAACACCGGGCAAGCTGGCAGTGGCTTTATTGATTTGTATTCTGTACGAGGTATTAAGACTGCTTCACAAACTGGCCCATCTATAGTTGGAAGTGTTCGCAACTCATCTACTTACAATGATTATTCAGAGCATTGGGCAATAGGAAATCTTAACGGACTTTATGGCTATTCTACAAATACATTTGGTGTTGGACTCGGCAAATACGCGAGTAACATCACAAACATTACGATTGATTCTACGAATGGTTATAGGATAAGACTTTATAACGATGTAATTGCGCAATGGGATAATACGGGTAAAATAACTTTAGGAAAAATTGCTGCAAGTACCAGCAGATTAGAACTTGCAAGCGGTGCTATTAATTTTATATACAGAAATGGAAGTAATGTTGACTCAACAAAAATGAGTTTAGATGCATCGGGGAATGGTTCATTTACCGGAACAATAACAGCAACCGCTGGATCATTTGGAGGATGGAGTATTACCGCGCCAAGCATCTACAAGCTTTCTGATTCAGGAAACAATAGGGTACAAATAAACCTATACGGACAACTGACCAATTACACCTTAGGATTGCAAGTAACAGCTCAAACAATTTCCCCGGATGCAACCAAGCTAATTAGTACCATAGGCAGTTATAATGATGGAGGTGCGGCAAGATATGGCATCTCTGTATGGGATGCAGTTAATAATGCTTGGCTTTTAAATGTTGGCTACGGAGGCGCATCAAGTAATACTGTCGCAACAATTTCTGGATGGAGTTTTGATATTACAAAACTTTACAATTCAAAAGTAAGACTGGAAGCATCCTCATCATTAAAGGGACTATCTCTAAATGACGGCAGTTATGATATAATAAAAATTGGGGAATTTGCAACTGCAAACCCACCCGATGTTTATACTGATTATACCGCAAGTATGCTACCCGAAGGAGATTTTTCAGTATCCAATTATGCTGCATGGAGTAAATCAAATAGTTCATATTGTACTAATAGCAATGACGGCACTGTTGGATATTGTTTGACTAGTAACGCGCAATTAAATGTTTCGAACTTCGAACACTCTGTATATATAACAAAATCAAGCATGAGCAGTTACGCGGGCAAATCATTAGAAGTTCAGTTCTCAATGAGACACGGGACAGAATATTCCAGCATTTATCAAACATTAGTATTTACTGTTGAAAGTTATAACGGTTCCAGTTGGAGCAATATTTACAGTGAATATTTCGCTACTTCAAACCAATATTGGTGGCAAACACAAACATTTAGATTATCGATACCTAGCAATTGCCAACAGCTTAGATATACTCTTCGATTTTTTGTCACGGGATCAAATAAAACATTTCCTCATTTAAGAATTGATGAAATAAAAACAAGAATTTATGATAAGACTTTCTTTTGGGTTAATGAAACAACTTGGAAGCTTTACAATTCACCCGGCAACTTTCTTGATTTTTCCAGCGGGGTGTTTAGAATAAACGCAAGTGAAGTATTGATACAAAACAAAAAACCAGTAAGGTGGCTGGGCAGTTATCCTACCGGTTATAATGCTAATTATCTTTCAGCCAACGAAGGCGATATGTATGAAATAGGAACCACTGTTTATGTTGTAACCGGTACTGCACACAGACAATTAAATTAA
- a CDS encoding DUF1320 family protein, producing the protein MAYSTINSVSKKVDQAFFLQFLNDENRHEEEIDLEDETDVLVIRFNQIAVEVADEIDNFLRGRYKLPLTQTSTTIQALSDDRTIFNVKKRRLRENMPESEQKIFDATTKTLQLIEAGKITLALEPLNEGSAGLTGEIQTNKTENDRIFNPDLWNHY; encoded by the coding sequence ATGGCTTATTCAACAATAAATAGTGTATCAAAAAAAGTTGATCAGGCTTTTTTTCTCCAATTCTTAAATGATGAAAACCGGCACGAAGAGGAAATTGATCTTGAAGATGAAACCGATGTATTAGTAATTCGATTTAACCAGATTGCCGTAGAAGTGGCCGATGAAATAGATAATTTTTTACGCGGCAGATATAAACTACCTCTAACTCAAACTTCAACAACAATACAAGCCTTAAGCGATGACCGCACAATATTTAATGTAAAGAAGCGAAGACTTAGAGAGAATATGCCGGAGAGTGAACAGAAAATTTTTGACGCAACTACAAAAACTCTTCAGCTGATAGAGGCCGGTAAAATTACATTGGCACTTGAGCCATTAAACGAGGGCTCCGCTGGGCTTACCGGTGAAATACAAACCAATAAAACCGAGAATGACAGAATTTTTAATCCAGATTTATGGAACCATTATTAA
- a CDS encoding major capsid protein: protein MSITVNPFGFAALTEAVNQMLPVPSFIKDLLFKKEETHATKEVMVDVIVGGQKILPLVKRGAPGKMMANTTQKSNKIQPPQLKPKKLLDAEDLFYTRGAGAPIFVPGGTAGGDPIKKARMQRVSTELKDMFDAINRTVEYLCCKGLGGSYSITQDDGVFSIDFSMPNANKPVLLSTAKWDAPTTCAPIANLRAWKIVAQKASGKIPTVAVMNNETYEKFIASSEVKTYLNLLNIKLGTIQNSPEMLSAGAEKKGNIENLDIIVYSGVYTDSNGAQQNLIPNGVVSLLSPSADHRLLYGGIDDLEAGTVVAKYFSKDWIEKDPSGLWLLVQSNPLPAFNEPGANIYATVY, encoded by the coding sequence ATGAGCATTACAGTAAATCCATTCGGGTTTGCAGCGTTAACCGAAGCAGTCAATCAAATGCTGCCGGTTCCTTCCTTCATTAAAGATTTACTCTTTAAGAAAGAAGAAACTCACGCAACAAAAGAAGTTATGGTGGATGTAATTGTAGGCGGTCAAAAAATATTGCCTCTTGTTAAGAGAGGGGCTCCCGGAAAAATGATGGCTAACACCACTCAGAAATCAAATAAAATTCAGCCACCTCAATTAAAGCCTAAAAAACTTTTGGACGCGGAAGATCTCTTTTACACTCGAGGAGCGGGCGCACCGATATTTGTCCCGGGAGGCACTGCAGGCGGTGACCCAATTAAAAAAGCAAGAATGCAAAGAGTATCAACCGAATTAAAAGATATGTTCGACGCGATCAACAGAACAGTTGAATATTTGTGTTGCAAAGGTTTAGGCGGCTCATATTCAATTACTCAAGATGATGGAGTTTTCTCTATAGACTTCTCCATGCCAAACGCGAACAAACCAGTTTTGTTAAGTACAGCTAAGTGGGACGCGCCAACAACATGCGCACCTATTGCAAATTTAAGAGCATGGAAAATTGTAGCTCAAAAAGCATCGGGTAAAATACCTACCGTTGCCGTTATGAATAATGAAACTTATGAAAAATTTATTGCATCAAGCGAAGTAAAAACTTATTTGAATCTGCTTAATATAAAATTAGGCACAATTCAAAACTCGCCAGAAATGTTAAGCGCCGGTGCCGAGAAAAAAGGTAACATCGAAAATCTAGATATAATTGTTTACAGTGGTGTTTACACAGATTCTAACGGAGCACAGCAAAATTTAATTCCTAATGGGGTGGTTTCACTTCTATCACCAAGCGCTGACCATAGATTATTATATGGCGGAATTGATGATCTAGAAGCCGGAACGGTTGTTGCCAAATATTTTAGTAAGGACTGGATTGAAAAAGACCCAAGCGGTTTGTGGTTGTTGGTACAATCTAATCCATTGCCAGCCTTCAATGAACCAGGTGCAAATATTTACGCTACTGTTTATTAA
- a CDS encoding head decoration protein: protein MELVTTQEQSRAQLFAGDFPRITKAITIAASVGALIVGTVLGKITKGAATKAAKSGGNTGDGTLTLDETTPILAGAIAGVYKVRVIRAALAQVGTTPAVPAQKAIAELVDPLGNVLDVFDLPTTPGITVSNQVKFAMVEGSTAFALGDGFDITIAAGSGYYKPYDEDNIDGSEKAVAILAEAVASSSSVTKTIAYVTGHFNEAALTGIDAAAKKDFEGTPIVIGSLN from the coding sequence ATGGAATTAGTAACAACTCAAGAACAGAGCAGAGCGCAGTTATTTGCCGGGGATTTCCCACGAATAACAAAAGCAATTACAATTGCCGCAAGCGTTGGCGCACTGATAGTTGGAACAGTGCTGGGGAAAATAACAAAGGGAGCCGCTACAAAGGCGGCAAAGAGTGGCGGTAATACCGGTGACGGTACTTTAACCCTTGATGAAACAACTCCAATACTTGCCGGCGCAATTGCCGGTGTATATAAAGTAAGAGTAATTAGAGCGGCACTTGCCCAAGTTGGAACAACACCTGCAGTGCCCGCGCAAAAAGCGATTGCAGAACTGGTTGACCCTCTTGGAAATGTGTTGGACGTTTTTGACCTCCCTACAACACCAGGCATTACAGTAAGTAACCAGGTAAAGTTCGCGATGGTGGAAGGTTCAACAGCGTTTGCGCTTGGTGACGGATTTGATATTACAATAGCGGCAGGCAGCGGTTATTATAAACCTTATGACGAAGATAATATTGACGGCAGTGAAAAAGCGGTTGCAATACTTGCTGAAGCAGTTGCATCCTCCTCATCTGTTACAAAAACAATCGCTTATGTAACGGGGCATTTTAATGAAGCGGCTTTAACCGGAATTGACGCAGCTGCCAAAAAAGATTTTGAAGGTACTCCAATTGTTATAGGCAGTTTGAATTAA
- a CDS encoding helix-turn-helix transcriptional regulator, with the protein MQTLVWHTRKEMKMKMWLTIIAIRLGIVKIVLAYNKSSYAIKERMEKLGLTQKDIARALKCSTSCIHKNIKRGSGTYLNKIENYLAMQERNL; encoded by the coding sequence ATGCAAACGTTAGTTTGGCACACAAGAAAAGAGATGAAAATGAAAATGTGGCTTACAATTATCGCGATAAGATTAGGTATAGTGAAAATAGTTTTAGCTTACAACAAATCAAGTTATGCAATAAAAGAAAGAATGGAAAAATTAGGATTGACACAAAAGGATATTGCTAGAGCATTAAAGTGTTCAACATCTTGTATTCATAAAAATATTAAACGCGGAAGCGGCACATATCTAAATAAAATTGAAAACTATCTCGCAATGCAAGAGAGGAACTTATGA
- a CDS encoding DNA adenine methylase, with translation MDSLISWVGGKKQLREKISHYIPTDIKAYIETFGGAGWVLFYKERWAEVEIYNDKDQRLVNLFKIAKFHPEELRREMSLLLHSREIFKNFRDQEGLTDVQRAARFFFLLKRSFGAKGLHFGTSAKSNASHSLENMLNAIMKIAERLDRVVIENLDYKVIFKTYDNPQSFFFLDPPYRYGQQYDVGKMDYEEFIDQLNNLKGRFLLTIDDCKENLSMLKHFRIKKVSRVNGINRKQIVNNHFKELFVMNY, from the coding sequence ATGGACAGTTTAATTTCATGGGTTGGCGGAAAGAAGCAACTTCGAGAGAAAATTTCGCACTACATCCCTACTGACATCAAAGCCTATATCGAAACTTTTGGAGGTGCCGGTTGGGTACTGTTTTATAAAGAACGCTGGGCTGAAGTTGAAATATATAACGATAAAGATCAAAGACTGGTAAATCTTTTTAAGATCGCAAAATTTCATCCGGAAGAACTTCGTAGGGAAATGTCACTACTTCTTCACTCAAGAGAGATATTCAAAAACTTTCGTGACCAAGAGGGATTAACTGATGTACAGCGCGCCGCCAGATTTTTCTTTTTACTAAAAAGAAGTTTTGGCGCTAAAGGATTGCACTTTGGGACTTCCGCAAAATCAAACGCATCTCACTCTCTTGAAAACATGCTCAACGCAATTATGAAAATTGCTGAAAGGTTGGACCGAGTTGTAATTGAAAATTTGGATTACAAAGTAATATTCAAAACCTATGATAATCCTCAATCATTTTTCTTCCTTGATCCTCCTTATCGTTACGGTCAACAATATGACGTAGGAAAAATGGATTATGAAGAGTTCATCGATCAGCTGAATAATCTCAAGGGCCGATTTCTTTTAACAATAGATGATTGTAAAGAAAACCTTTCTATGCTCAAGCATTTTAGAATAAAAAAAGTTTCACGAGTTAACGGTATTAACAGAAAACAAATAGTTAATAACCACTTCAAAGAATTATTTGTGATGAATTACTAA
- a CDS encoding terminase family protein, which translates to MAKIAFLPYQKKWITNPAQFAICEKSRRVGITYAEAYRVTRDLSTKNVKNNKVWFSSADLSASEEFIDYVGFFANYLNIASKYLGEVVIDKEDDVTAHRVRFSNGCECNAISSNPTRFRSKGGDVILDEFAHHRDQEKMFTAAKPSMMWGNRVRLISTHNGDDSYFNGLLKETRKGTEGSMKSWVPYKITIEDAIKEGLVDKVLGHKASKEEIAKYLDDAFSGMTQESIDEEFYCIPRSSSNSHLLPYELINPIERDNIIDDTLQSITGDMYVGMDIGRRKNYSVIWIFEKLGEILYTRKIIALKKVEYSEQRKILYDVLSHPCFRRCCIDATGIGNEFAENAQKAFGQFRVEPIMFTPKVKEDLASYTYLMVEGRKVVIPREKTIRDDFYSVRAITTKSGNVRYEAAVSELGSHADYFWGFSLGLEAARSYAGPLIITSGARRYVNTILQGY; encoded by the coding sequence ATGGCAAAGATTGCGTTTCTACCATATCAAAAAAAATGGATCACAAACCCGGCTCAATTCGCAATTTGTGAAAAGAGCCGGCGTGTTGGTATTACTTACGCGGAAGCTTATCGTGTTACTCGTGATTTATCAACTAAAAATGTGAAGAACAATAAGGTATGGTTTTCTTCAGCTGATCTTTCTGCCTCTGAGGAGTTTATTGATTATGTAGGATTCTTTGCTAATTACCTCAACATAGCTTCTAAATATTTGGGTGAAGTGGTTATTGATAAAGAGGATGATGTAACCGCGCACCGTGTTCGTTTCAGTAATGGTTGTGAATGTAATGCTATATCATCAAATCCTACTCGCTTCCGAAGCAAAGGCGGTGATGTGATTTTGGATGAATTTGCCCACCACCGTGATCAAGAAAAAATGTTCACAGCTGCCAAACCATCAATGATGTGGGGAAATCGAGTCCGCTTAATTTCAACTCACAATGGTGATGATTCTTATTTTAATGGATTGTTAAAAGAAACCCGGAAAGGTACTGAGGGTTCAATGAAAAGCTGGGTTCCTTACAAGATTACTATTGAAGATGCTATCAAAGAGGGACTGGTTGATAAAGTACTCGGACATAAAGCATCTAAAGAAGAGATTGCAAAATATCTTGACGATGCTTTTTCCGGGATGACCCAAGAATCTATTGATGAGGAATTTTATTGCATCCCACGTTCAAGTTCTAATTCACATTTGTTGCCATACGAACTAATCAATCCTATAGAACGTGATAATATCATTGATGATACGCTGCAAAGTATCACCGGTGATATGTATGTCGGTATGGATATTGGTAGACGCAAAAATTACTCTGTTATTTGGATATTTGAAAAGCTGGGTGAAATTCTTTACACAAGAAAAATTATCGCACTCAAAAAAGTTGAATATAGTGAGCAAAGAAAAATTCTTTACGATGTACTTTCTCATCCATGCTTTAGAAGATGTTGTATTGATGCCACCGGTATAGGTAATGAATTTGCCGAAAACGCTCAGAAGGCATTTGGTCAATTTCGCGTTGAACCAATTATGTTCACACCTAAAGTTAAAGAGGATTTGGCTTCTTATACTTATCTGATGGTAGAAGGAAGAAAGGTTGTTATCCCTCGCGAAAAAACAATTCGAGATGATTTTTATTCAGTTCGCGCAATCACTACAAAATCCGGGAACGTGAGATACGAAGCTGCAGTTTCTGAACTTGGTAGTCATGCGGATTATTTCTGGGGCTTCTCACTCGGTCTCGAAGCAGCTAGAAGTTATGCCGGCCCGCTCATTATTACTTCGGGGGCAAGAAGATATGTTAATACAATATTACAAGGTTATTAA
- a CDS encoding DUF935 family protein, giving the protein MTKILYVNPTTFVPLNQISENLTSEIATRQFAMGSFAGFFNYLPDPDPILRKLGMDQSVYKDLRADEQVGSLMSRRKNLTKSLDWDIEQGDATEKEMELCQKAFKVLGDRKSKIKDIISQSLNPIFFGYSVFEIVWQMIDGAWLPVKIQEKPREWFVFDSENTLRFRTQIDFTGTPVVGDKIDPRYSYKFILLQNEADYENPYGDKALSRCFWPVTFKRGGMRFFTTFIEKYGMPFLLGKLPRGAKQEEHDDLRKKLHNMIQDAVATGPDDSSLQLLEAKGSGSVDIYEKYLNRCDNSISKALLTNALSVERQGAGSYASTETGADTIESNLSEEDRDLPTELFNQLFKWIVDINIGSGLYPTFKPFELQDVNKEKSERDKNLKDVGVRFTKKYFETHYNLEDDEFDLSQPVHVNSADTIIPPFLKPNKYEETRPTSELSSLKKLWNTITGKRLELSEGSITNKIAEQLSSALPDKLLQFGIEETLKPVIELANASSSREQFLEGLASLYPAMKTEDLETIATKVFFIAELEGRFAQK; this is encoded by the coding sequence ATGACTAAAATTTTATATGTAAACCCGACTACATTTGTGCCACTCAATCAAATCAGTGAGAACCTGACAAGCGAGATTGCGACCCGTCAATTTGCGATGGGAAGTTTTGCCGGCTTTTTTAATTATCTCCCCGACCCGGATCCCATTTTGAGGAAATTAGGAATGGATCAGTCTGTATATAAAGATCTTCGCGCTGATGAACAGGTTGGTTCACTAATGAGTAGAAGAAAAAATTTAACTAAAAGTTTGGATTGGGATATTGAGCAAGGTGATGCTACCGAAAAAGAAATGGAACTTTGCCAGAAAGCTTTTAAGGTTCTTGGCGATAGAAAAAGTAAAATAAAAGACATTATTTCCCAATCATTAAATCCAATCTTCTTTGGTTATTCTGTTTTTGAAATTGTGTGGCAGATGATTGATGGTGCATGGCTGCCGGTTAAGATACAAGAAAAGCCGCGCGAATGGTTTGTATTTGATTCCGAGAATACACTACGATTCAGAACTCAAATTGATTTTACTGGCACTCCGGTGGTGGGTGATAAAATTGATCCGCGGTACTCATACAAATTTATTCTTCTCCAGAACGAAGCTGATTATGAAAATCCCTATGGTGATAAAGCGCTCTCCAGATGTTTCTGGCCTGTTACTTTTAAACGCGGCGGAATGAGATTCTTTACAACCTTTATAGAAAAATATGGAATGCCGTTTCTTCTTGGAAAACTCCCTCGAGGCGCTAAACAAGAGGAGCATGATGATCTTAGAAAGAAACTTCACAACATGATTCAAGATGCTGTTGCCACCGGCCCGGATGATTCATCTCTTCAACTTCTTGAAGCAAAGGGTTCCGGCTCTGTAGATATTTATGAAAAATATTTGAACCGTTGTGATAACTCTATTTCTAAAGCGCTTCTCACTAATGCCCTATCTGTTGAGCGCCAGGGTGCTGGTTCTTATGCTTCTACAGAAACCGGTGCTGATACTATTGAGAGTAATCTTTCTGAAGAAGATAGAGACTTACCAACAGAATTATTTAATCAACTGTTCAAATGGATTGTTGATATAAATATTGGTAGTGGTTTGTATCCCACCTTTAAACCGTTTGAGCTTCAAGATGTGAATAAGGAAAAATCTGAGAGAGATAAAAATCTTAAAGATGTTGGTGTTCGTTTCACTAAAAAATATTTTGAAACTCATTATAATCTTGAAGATGATGAGTTTGATTTAAGCCAACCAGTTCATGTTAACTCAGCTGATACTATTATTCCGCCATTTCTAAAACCCAATAAATATGAAGAGACCCGGCCAACGTCCGAACTTTCCTCATTAAAAAAATTATGGAATACAATTACCGGTAAGCGCCTTGAACTTTCCGAAGGGTCAATCACTAATAAAATAGCGGAACAGCTTTCGAGTGCCTTACCGGATAAATTACTTCAGTTCGGGATTGAGGAAACTCTTAAACCGGTTATTGAATTAGCGAATGCCTCTTCCAGCAGAGAACAGTTTCTTGAAGGGTTGGCTTCTTTATATCCGGCAATGAAAACAGAAGATCTTGAAACTATCGCAACTAAGGTGTTCTTCATCGCTGAACTAGAAGGAAGATTCGCTCAGAAATAA